One Deinococcus betulae genomic window carries:
- a CDS encoding META domain-containing protein yields the protein MCALLTALPLAASLTLAVLGTAAASPVGTTWTLQSIQVPGGVPITPGPALARPTLRLDTSGAALRVSGSTGCSPLTGAGTLKGQALLLRGLQGGSSATCPDAALSLREDYLSLLARTTRFEQSGSTLTLVAGGGRLTFTGGAVTSSSAVAALDGGYVARRLTLGGQDVPLHGLLSLTVSGPQLAVTGVVGCNTLRAAGTRLGSGQFQFVPLAGTRMLCSAPQAQAEQALTTLLRGPLTPALSGTTLTLTGAAGTLTLTRSATGAGPVSPAPVSPAPVTPPAAPAVSGTYRLKLLDGQAAPSTFRPVTLTLDGARVGGTDGCNSFGGAYSLKGGRLLVDGPLISTRMMCPEDQTLPLLSALEGGPTLRVSGRTLTLTAEEQTWVFEKE from the coding sequence ATGTGTGCGCTGCTGACCGCCCTTCCTCTGGCTGCTTCTCTGACCCTGGCGGTGCTGGGTACTGCCGCCGCTTCTCCGGTCGGGACTACTTGGACGCTGCAAAGCATCCAGGTGCCAGGGGGGGTGCCCATCACGCCCGGCCCGGCCCTGGCGCGGCCCACCCTGCGTCTGGACACCAGCGGCGCGGCGCTGCGGGTATCGGGCAGCACCGGTTGCAGTCCCCTGACCGGCGCCGGCACCCTCAAAGGTCAGGCGCTGCTGCTGCGTGGGCTTCAGGGCGGCAGCAGCGCGACCTGTCCCGACGCCGCCCTGAGTCTGCGTGAGGATTACCTGAGCCTGCTGGCCCGCACCACCCGTTTTGAGCAGAGCGGCAGTACCCTGACCCTGGTGGCCGGTGGTGGCCGCCTGACCTTCACCGGAGGCGCCGTGACCTCATCTTCCGCTGTTGCAGCTCTGGACGGCGGCTATGTGGCCCGCCGCCTGACCCTGGGCGGTCAGGACGTGCCCCTGCACGGCCTGCTGAGTCTGACCGTGAGCGGCCCCCAACTGGCGGTCACGGGCGTGGTGGGCTGCAATACTCTGCGCGCAGCGGGCACCCGCCTGGGCAGTGGTCAGTTCCAGTTCGTGCCGCTGGCAGGCACCCGTATGCTGTGTTCGGCCCCACAGGCCCAGGCTGAGCAGGCGCTGACCACCTTGCTGCGTGGCCCCTTGACGCCCGCGCTGAGCGGCACCACCCTGACCCTAACCGGCGCCGCCGGCACCTTAACCCTGACCCGCAGCGCGACCGGCGCGGGGCCTGTCAGCCCTGCCCCGGTTAGCCCGGCGCCCGTGACGCCGCCCGCCGCCCCAGCCGTCAGCGGCACCTACCGCCTGAAGCTGCTGGATGGCCAGGCGGCGCCCTCCACCTTTCGCCCTGTGACCCTGACCCTGGATGGGGCCCGGGTGGGCGGTACCGACGGCTGCAATTCATTTGGCGGCGCCTACAGCTTAAAAGGCGGGCGCCTACTGGTAGACGGCCCGCTGATCAGCACCCGCATGATGTGCCCCGAGGACCAGACGCTGCCACTGCTGAGCGCTCTGGAGGGGGGCCCGACCCTTCGTGTCAGCGGCCGAACCCTGACCCTGACCGCCGAGGAGCAGACCTGGGTGTTCGAGAAGGAATAA
- a CDS encoding cobalamin B12-binding domain-containing protein, protein MEDRRIRVLIAKPGMDGHDRGAKVVARALRDAGMEVIYTGLRQTAEMIVNAAVQEDVDAIGLSVLSGAHMHYFREVMGLLRERQAEDIIVFGGGIIPDQDLPTLQELGVGRVFTPGASTEDAAAYLRGAVQARWRAQGEA, encoded by the coding sequence ATGGAAGACCGCCGCATTCGGGTGCTGATTGCCAAGCCGGGCATGGACGGCCACGACAGAGGTGCCAAGGTGGTGGCGCGCGCCCTGCGTGACGCTGGGATGGAAGTGATTTACACCGGCCTGCGCCAGACCGCCGAAATGATTGTGAATGCCGCCGTGCAAGAAGACGTGGACGCCATCGGCCTGAGCGTGCTGTCAGGGGCGCACATGCACTATTTCCGCGAGGTCATGGGCCTGCTTAGGGAGCGGCAGGCCGAGGACATCATCGTGTTTGGGGGCGGCATCATCCCTGACCAGGACCTGCCCACGTTGCAGGAACTGGGGGTGGGGCGCGTCTTTACGCCCGGCGCCAGCACCGAGGACGCGGCGGCCTACCTGCGCGGCGCGGTGCAGGCCCGCTGGCGGGCCCAGGGCGAGGCGTGA
- a CDS encoding helix-turn-helix domain-containing protein translates to MKHDRLERTLKMNRTRFKRRTGIYPETFTLMEAVLVEREAAKKKSGRPAALSPAEQLLLTLEFWREYRTFAHLGDDWGVHETTVQRSGTGRSGPDCQWAVSSPRQKGSQGSGERLPDHRH, encoded by the coding sequence GTGAAGCACGATCGCTTGGAACGCACGCTGAAGATGAACCGGACGCGGTTTAAGCGGCGCACGGGAATTTATCCGGAAACCTTCACCTTAATGGAAGCGGTCCTCGTGGAACGGGAGGCTGCCAAGAAGAAATCGGGGCGACCCGCAGCCCTCAGTCCTGCCGAACAACTGCTGCTGACTCTGGAATTCTGGCGAGAGTACCGCACCTTCGCACACCTGGGCGATGATTGGGGCGTTCATGAAACCACCGTGCAGCGCAGTGGAACGGGTCGAAGCGGCCCTGATTGCCAGTGGGCAGTTTCGTCTCCCAGGCAAAAAGGGTCTCAGGGAAGCGGAGAACGTCTTCCAGATCATCGCCATTGA
- a CDS encoding MFS transporter, translated as MSDAAGRTKPLTFSRLAPLYTAQALATGATTVSTVLSSLIMSGLGHEGLAGLPATLISAAAALSAGFFGAWMLRAGRRTGLSAAFVLGAAGAVVGFVGARAGLLPIFLLGAALVGAAQGGYQQARYAVAESVPDARRGTALGTLMLMSVAGSFLMTGLARPIEALGGALGSTPELAGWLVGAALLGLAALLIQTWQPLRAPVSAAQARLSLRAAFAIPGVKSTALALATAQGLMVTLMSLTPLRAHHMGLEHAGVAALISGHILGMFGFGWLTGPALDRYGLRFGYLGGAALLAAAALTAPLHGTAWLAVSMFVLGLGWNLAFVAGSKALTRFPAAQGVTDGLGYVAAGAGTLLGGAVIARFGFPALALTCAFLPGLLLVSAWRVKGQ; from the coding sequence GTGAGTGACGCGGCCGGGCGCACCAAGCCGCTGACCTTCAGTCGCCTGGCCCCGCTCTATACAGCGCAGGCCCTGGCCACGGGGGCCACGACCGTCAGCACGGTGCTGTCCAGCCTCATCATGAGTGGGCTGGGGCACGAGGGCCTGGCAGGGCTGCCCGCCACCCTGATTAGCGCCGCTGCCGCCCTCTCGGCTGGTTTCTTTGGCGCGTGGATGCTGCGCGCAGGCCGCCGCACAGGCTTGAGTGCGGCGTTCGTGCTGGGCGCTGCGGGCGCCGTGGTCGGGTTTGTGGGCGCGCGCGCGGGCCTCCTGCCCATCTTTTTGCTGGGGGCGGCGCTGGTGGGCGCGGCGCAGGGGGGCTACCAGCAGGCGCGCTACGCCGTGGCCGAGAGTGTCCCCGACGCCCGCCGGGGCACCGCCCTGGGAACCCTGATGCTCATGAGCGTGGCCGGCTCTTTTCTGATGACCGGCCTGGCGCGGCCCATTGAAGCGCTGGGGGGCGCCCTGGGCAGCACCCCCGAACTGGCCGGCTGGCTGGTGGGCGCCGCCCTGCTGGGGCTGGCCGCGCTGCTCATTCAGACCTGGCAACCGCTGCGGGCGCCTGTCAGCGCGGCGCAAGCCCGCCTGAGCCTGCGCGCGGCCTTTGCCATTCCGGGCGTGAAATCCACCGCCCTGGCCCTGGCCACCGCCCAGGGCCTGATGGTTACCCTGATGAGCCTGACGCCGCTGCGCGCGCACCACATGGGCCTGGAACATGCCGGGGTGGCCGCGCTGATCAGCGGGCACATTCTGGGCATGTTCGGTTTTGGCTGGCTGACGGGACCGGCCCTGGACCGCTACGGCCTGCGCTTTGGCTACCTGGGCGGCGCGGCGCTGCTGGCGGCGGCGGCCCTGACCGCGCCCCTGCACGGCACGGCCTGGCTGGCGGTCAGCATGTTCGTGTTGGGCCTGGGCTGGAACCTGGCCTTCGTGGCGGGCAGCAAAGCCCTGACCCGCTTTCCCGCCGCCCAGGGCGTGACGGATGGCCTGGGCTATGTGGCGGCCGGCGCGGGCACTCTGCTGGGCGGCGCCGTGATTGCCCGCTTCGGCTTTCCTGCTCTGGCCCTGACCTGCGCGTTCCTGCCCGGCCTGCTGCTGGTCAGCGCGTGGCGGGTCAAAGGTCAGTGA